From the Synechococcus sp. HK01-R genome, one window contains:
- the pstS gene encoding phosphate ABC transporter substrate-binding protein PstS: MSFAKKALLFSSVLALGAGVSASAADRLNGAGATFPAKIYQRWFAELAKSGGPQVNYQAVGSGSGRKAFIDQTVNFGASDDPMKKKDMDKVKRGVVQIPMVGGTIAFGYNKPGCNLKLTQAQAVKIAMGKITKWQELGCAPGNITWVHRSDGSGTTKAFTASLAAFSPEWTLGAGKSVKWPGANAVGAKGNSGVAGVIQSKVGAIGYVNQSYIKGNVKAAALQNKSGEYVLPSFTSGAKALNGITLDADLAGSNPNPTAKGAYPIATLTWVLAYKTGNGKNTDTIKKTFNFMLSDKAQDQADNMGFVPLKGGILSKARAAVNKIGK; encoded by the coding sequence ATGAGCTTCGCTAAGAAGGCTCTTCTTTTCTCCTCCGTGCTCGCTCTCGGAGCCGGTGTGTCTGCTTCCGCCGCCGATCGTCTCAACGGTGCCGGTGCTACTTTCCCCGCCAAGATTTACCAGCGCTGGTTCGCTGAGCTCGCCAAATCCGGCGGCCCTCAGGTCAACTACCAGGCCGTTGGTTCCGGTTCCGGCCGTAAGGCTTTCATCGATCAGACCGTCAACTTCGGTGCGTCTGATGACCCGATGAAGAAGAAGGACATGGACAAGGTGAAGCGTGGTGTTGTGCAGATCCCCATGGTGGGAGGCACCATCGCCTTCGGTTACAACAAGCCCGGCTGCAACCTGAAGCTGACTCAGGCTCAGGCTGTCAAGATCGCCATGGGCAAAATCACCAAGTGGCAAGAGCTTGGCTGCGCCCCCGGCAACATCACCTGGGTGCACCGTTCTGATGGTTCCGGTACCACCAAGGCCTTCACCGCTTCCCTGGCTGCCTTCTCCCCCGAGTGGACCCTGGGTGCTGGTAAGTCCGTCAAGTGGCCTGGAGCCAATGCTGTCGGTGCTAAGGGCAACTCCGGCGTTGCCGGCGTGATCCAGAGCAAAGTCGGCGCCATCGGCTATGTGAACCAGTCCTACATCAAGGGCAACGTCAAGGCTGCCGCCCTCCAGAACAAGTCTGGTGAGTATGTGCTGCCTAGCTTCACTTCCGGTGCCAAGGCCCTGAACGGCATCACCCTCGATGCTGATCTGGCCGGTTCTAACCCCAACCCCACCGCCAAGGGTGCCTATCCCATCGCCACCCTCACCTGGGTGCTGGCTTACAAGACTGGCAACGGCAAAAACACCGATACCATCAAGAAGACCTTCAACTTCATGCTGAGCGACAAGGCTCAGGATCAGGCCGATAATATGGGTTTTGTTCCTCTCAAGGGCGGCATCCTCAGCAAGGCCCGCGCTGCTGTGAACAAGATCGGTAAGTGA
- the rlmB gene encoding 23S rRNA (guanosine(2251)-2'-O)-methyltransferase RlmB, with amino-acid sequence MSFRSDRRSSGGGRSGGGRPSSGGRPSGGARPSREGRFPREGRFPREGRFPREGRFPREGRFPRDDRFSRDEGSASGEGGFQGRRPFRGGQGEDRPSSGRFPGSRPTGGRPTGARPYGDRRRDDRFRSDRPNRFAADRQPFGRRDGDRKSVDRFDGGRDVSERSRPDQDRERPWRGGSDRFAANRGSRDGMKRFSSRPERSRPDQRRAPQRAWLKDERPPLPEGEASSHAPEAPADDLLWGRHATQAVLEAGRPIHRIWCTSELRSAPRFLQLLREAKASGVLVEEVTWARLGQLTGGAVHQGIALQTASAETFDLPSLIEGCATLGEAPLLLALDGLTDPHNLGAIVRSAEALGAHGVVLPQRRSAGLTGSVAKVAAGALEHLPVARVVNLNRSLETLKDAGYRVIGLAEEGGVTLAEADLDGPLVVVTGSEGDGLSLLTRRHCDQLIRIPLRGVTPSLNASVATAMCLYEVARRGWMKDLRGQAPSPPITRPRLNHEQAQPEQLDEQGAEERPEEPALVAAATEAPGLQLDLERPTGCDPESDNSDFQSSVEL; translated from the coding sequence ATGAGCTTCCGATCTGATCGCCGTTCCTCCGGGGGTGGCCGCTCCGGTGGCGGGCGCCCTTCCTCCGGGGGACGCCCCTCGGGAGGAGCACGCCCCTCCCGCGAAGGCCGTTTCCCGAGAGAAGGCCGTTTCCCGAGAGAAGGCCGTTTCCCGAGAGAAGGCCGTTTCCCCAGGGAAGGCCGTTTTCCCAGGGATGATCGTTTTTCACGAGACGAAGGTTCAGCCTCAGGCGAGGGGGGCTTCCAAGGGCGCCGTCCCTTCCGCGGCGGTCAGGGGGAAGATCGGCCGAGCTCGGGCCGTTTCCCAGGCAGCCGTCCAACGGGTGGCCGTCCAACGGGGGCTCGTCCCTACGGCGATCGTCGCCGGGATGATCGCTTTCGGTCTGACCGCCCTAATCGTTTTGCTGCTGACCGTCAGCCCTTTGGCCGTCGGGATGGGGATCGCAAGAGTGTTGATCGCTTCGATGGCGGTCGGGATGTCAGCGAGCGCTCGCGTCCTGATCAGGATCGCGAGCGCCCGTGGAGGGGGGGCTCCGACAGGTTCGCCGCCAACAGGGGCAGCCGTGATGGGATGAAGCGCTTTTCCTCTCGGCCTGAGCGCAGTCGTCCTGATCAGCGCAGGGCTCCCCAGCGCGCCTGGTTGAAGGATGAGCGGCCCCCTCTTCCCGAGGGGGAGGCCAGCAGTCATGCCCCAGAGGCGCCCGCCGACGATCTGCTCTGGGGACGCCATGCCACCCAAGCGGTGCTGGAGGCTGGGCGTCCGATCCATCGCATTTGGTGCACATCGGAGCTGAGGAGTGCGCCCCGCTTCTTGCAGCTGCTGCGCGAGGCCAAGGCCTCGGGTGTGCTCGTGGAGGAGGTCACCTGGGCCCGCCTTGGCCAACTCACCGGTGGTGCCGTGCATCAGGGCATTGCTCTACAAACCGCGTCAGCGGAAACGTTTGATCTGCCTTCATTGATCGAGGGCTGCGCAACCCTTGGCGAGGCACCCCTACTGCTCGCCCTCGATGGCCTCACCGACCCCCATAACCTCGGCGCGATCGTGCGCTCCGCTGAGGCTCTGGGTGCCCACGGCGTTGTCTTGCCGCAGCGCCGCAGCGCCGGTCTGACCGGATCCGTGGCCAAGGTTGCCGCTGGTGCTCTGGAGCATCTGCCCGTCGCGCGGGTGGTCAACCTCAACCGCTCCCTTGAAACCCTGAAGGATGCCGGCTATCGGGTGATCGGCCTGGCTGAGGAGGGCGGGGTGACGTTGGCGGAGGCCGATCTGGATGGCCCTCTGGTGGTGGTCACCGGTTCGGAAGGGGATGGACTGTCTCTGTTGACCCGCCGTCATTGCGATCAACTGATCCGGATTCCACTTCGCGGGGTGACCCCAAGCCTGAATGCTTCCGTGGCCACAGCGATGTGCCTCTACGAGGTGGCGCGACGGGGGTGGATGAAGGATCTGAGAGGCCAGGCACCCTCCCCACCGATCACCAGGCCTCGCCTGAATCATGAGCAGGCTCAACCCGAACAGCTCGATGAACAGGGAGCTGAAGAGCGACCTGAAGAGCCTGCCTTGGTGGCTGCCGCAACGGAGGCGCCTGGGTTGCAGCTCGATCTCGAACGCCCCACGGGCTGCGACCCGGAGTCGGACAACAGCGATTTCCAGAGCAGCGTCGAGCTCTGA
- a CDS encoding Crp/Fnr family transcriptional regulator — protein MVAVPSRDRAPRREGFRDLLEANYQKRNLVHLSAGSVVPLLKNNLWLVVRGMVKLGAVSVHGDELLLGLAGPNEPFGEPLSTVEAYEAVTLSDCDLLCLTMAEVEQSPQLAVAMLEAVSMRYRQAEYLLSLLGLRRVEERVRGFLELLAQDYGQACEDGLRLNLRLTHQEMASALSTTRVTVTRVIGLLRDEGWLKIDEQRHLVITHLPKR, from the coding sequence ATGGTTGCTGTTCCCTCCCGCGATCGTGCACCTCGTCGCGAAGGATTTCGCGATCTTTTGGAGGCGAATTATCAGAAACGCAACCTGGTGCATCTCAGTGCAGGCAGCGTTGTTCCACTACTCAAGAACAACCTTTGGTTGGTAGTGCGTGGCATGGTGAAGCTCGGTGCCGTGTCTGTGCATGGCGATGAGTTGCTGCTGGGTCTGGCTGGCCCCAATGAACCCTTTGGTGAGCCCCTGAGCACGGTTGAGGCCTATGAAGCCGTCACCCTGAGTGACTGTGATCTTCTTTGTCTGACCATGGCCGAGGTGGAGCAATCACCGCAGCTTGCGGTGGCCATGCTCGAGGCCGTCTCCATGCGCTACCGCCAGGCTGAATATCTTCTTTCCCTCCTTGGCCTTCGCCGTGTGGAGGAGCGGGTCAGGGGCTTCCTGGAGCTGCTGGCCCAGGATTATGGACAGGCCTGTGAGGATGGGCTGCGCCTCAATCTGCGCCTCACCCATCAGGAAATGGCCAGTGCGCTCAGCACCACTCGCGTGACGGTGACACGGGTGATCGGTCTGCTTCGCGACGAAGGATGGCTGAAGATCGATGAGCAGCGTCACTTGGTGATCACGCACCTGCCCAAGCGTTGA
- the carA gene encoding glutamine-hydrolyzing carbamoyl-phosphate synthase small subunit, translating to MTAAASRESALLVLADGTVFEGVACGARGSVIGEVVFNTGMTGYQEVLTDPSYSGQLVTFTYPELGNTGVNPDDQEAEVPHARGLIARQLAPLPSSWRSRQTLPAWLDQHGVVGIEGIDTRALVRHLRETGAMNGVISSDGRTPQDLLKAVQAAPSMEGLNLADQVSTSEPYTWTTPCSAGFDQRLQSAPDRRYRVVAIDFGIKRAILDRLVGHGCDVTVLPASTDLASVMAHHPEGVFLSNGPGDPAAVSGGIALARQLLEQPNLPLFGICLGHQILGLALGGSTFKLAYGHRGLNHPCGTSGQVEITSQNHGFALDAASLDGEQIVVTHLNLNDRTVAAMAHRHQPVFGVQYHPEASPGPHDADHHFARFVALMAERR from the coding sequence ATGACTGCTGCTGCTTCCCGGGAGTCGGCTCTACTGGTCTTGGCTGATGGCACGGTGTTTGAGGGGGTGGCCTGCGGCGCCCGCGGCAGTGTCATCGGGGAGGTGGTCTTCAACACGGGAATGACCGGCTACCAGGAGGTCCTCACGGATCCGAGCTATTCCGGGCAGTTGGTGACGTTCACCTACCCGGAGCTTGGCAACACGGGCGTGAATCCTGATGATCAGGAGGCGGAGGTTCCCCATGCCCGGGGACTGATCGCCCGTCAGCTTGCGCCGCTACCCAGCAGTTGGCGTTCCCGCCAGACCCTTCCCGCTTGGTTGGATCAGCACGGTGTGGTGGGCATCGAGGGCATCGACACCAGGGCCTTGGTCCGTCATTTGCGCGAGACCGGCGCCATGAACGGTGTGATCAGCTCCGACGGCCGCACGCCTCAGGATCTGCTGAAAGCCGTGCAGGCGGCCCCTTCCATGGAGGGGCTGAACTTGGCGGACCAGGTCTCCACCTCCGAGCCTTACACCTGGACCACGCCCTGTTCCGCGGGATTCGACCAACGGCTGCAGTCAGCTCCAGACCGCCGTTACCGGGTGGTGGCGATCGACTTCGGAATCAAACGGGCGATCCTCGACCGCCTCGTCGGCCACGGCTGTGATGTGACGGTTCTGCCTGCCTCCACCGATCTGGCCTCGGTGATGGCCCATCACCCTGAAGGGGTGTTTCTCTCCAATGGACCTGGAGACCCGGCCGCTGTCAGCGGTGGAATCGCCCTCGCCCGGCAGCTCCTTGAGCAGCCCAACCTCCCTCTGTTCGGGATCTGTCTCGGACATCAGATTCTTGGTCTCGCGCTGGGTGGTTCCACGTTCAAGCTGGCCTACGGCCATCGGGGGCTCAACCACCCCTGCGGCACCAGTGGCCAGGTTGAGATCACGAGCCAAAACCATGGCTTCGCGCTAGACGCAGCCTCCCTAGACGGCGAGCAGATTGTGGTCACTCACCTCAATCTCAACGACCGAACGGTGGCGGCGATGGCCCATCGTCACCAGCCCGTCTTTGGAGTGCAGTACCACCCAGAAGCCAGTCCTGGCCCCCATGATGCCGATCACCACTTCGCCCGTTTCGTTGCACTCATGGCGGAACGGCGTTGA
- a CDS encoding STAS domain-containing protein, translating into MTVSLRGGFEQRDQCLVFHFTGQLDAYSEKQFLAYVGDVLQANKSSAVIDLSKIDFIDSSGLGAMVQLAKQCNDAKRSFLVVGNARVMQTVKLVRLEEFLHLVPDLDSAMSQLAA; encoded by the coding sequence TTGACCGTTTCTCTGCGCGGCGGCTTCGAGCAAAGGGATCAGTGTCTGGTGTTCCACTTCACTGGTCAGCTGGATGCCTACTCCGAGAAGCAGTTCCTCGCCTATGTGGGCGATGTGCTTCAGGCCAACAAGTCCTCAGCGGTGATCGATCTCAGCAAGATCGATTTCATCGATTCCTCTGGGCTCGGCGCGATGGTTCAGCTCGCCAAGCAATGCAACGACGCCAAGCGCAGTTTCCTGGTGGTGGGTAACGCGAGGGTGATGCAGACCGTGAAGCTGGTTCGCCTCGAAGAGTTTCTTCATCTCGTGCCTGATCTGGACAGTGCCATGAGTCAGCTGGCGGCTTGA
- a CDS encoding 3'-5' exonuclease — MADEASSAQLNLLSTPVEPSIVTTKTSAPETLLILDTETSGLDPQEHQCLEVGAILFSVPEREVLVQQSFLLPVESNSAEAINHIPASATRRHQPWKEGLRYLQALMDAADLLVAHHAAFDRQWFGQGRLPEARAPWLCTMEDIRWPAELQLRSRPSVRDLALAHGVPVWAVHRALADCVYIAEVFRRREDLEQLLEWGMEPRVLMRAQVSYDERHLARSAGFRWNDPVQGAWTRRLSAREAQDLEFPVIALDRDEPLAS, encoded by the coding sequence ATGGCAGATGAGGCCTCATCAGCTCAGTTGAACCTGCTCTCCACACCTGTGGAGCCTTCGATTGTCACCACCAAGACCAGTGCACCGGAGACCCTGCTGATTCTCGACACGGAGACCTCGGGGCTGGATCCTCAGGAGCATCAGTGCCTTGAGGTGGGAGCGATTCTGTTTTCTGTCCCGGAGCGTGAGGTGCTGGTGCAGCAGTCGTTTCTGCTGCCCGTGGAGAGCAACTCTGCAGAAGCGATCAACCACATTCCTGCCAGTGCCACCCGCCGGCACCAGCCCTGGAAGGAGGGGCTTCGTTATCTGCAGGCCTTGATGGATGCGGCGGATCTGCTGGTGGCCCACCATGCGGCTTTCGATCGGCAATGGTTTGGGCAGGGGCGCCTGCCAGAGGCACGAGCTCCCTGGTTGTGCACCATGGAAGACATTCGTTGGCCAGCTGAACTGCAACTGCGCTCAAGACCCTCTGTTCGAGATCTGGCCTTGGCCCATGGGGTTCCGGTGTGGGCGGTGCATCGGGCTCTTGCTGATTGCGTATACATCGCGGAGGTGTTCCGACGACGGGAGGATCTCGAGCAGTTGCTTGAGTGGGGGATGGAACCGCGGGTGTTGATGCGCGCTCAGGTCTCTTACGACGAGCGCCATCTCGCTCGCTCAGCGGGTTTCCGTTGGAATGATCCCGTGCAAGGCGCCTGGACCCGTCGCCTCAGTGCCCGTGAGGCTCAGGATCTCGAGTTCCCTGTCATCGCTCTTGATCGGGACGAACCGCTCGCCTCGTGA
- the msrA gene encoding peptide-methionine (S)-S-oxide reductase MsrA, protein MLPSWLTGASANDAAAAPERHAVLGTPLHAPLMDDQEEAMFGCGCFWGAEKGFWRLPGVVTTSVGYAGGRTPSPTYQQVCSGRTGHAEIVRVVWSTPAIAFSDLLKLFWECHDPTQGDRQGNDQGSQYRSAIYTTTPEQLQLAETSRDAYQQGLISRGMGPITTEISANQTYFPAETYHQQYLAKPGSRPYCSAMPTGVPLEAFPGADYKLPANVWSHYDWSISHCVLRGDNAPITLER, encoded by the coding sequence ATGCTTCCCTCTTGGTTGACCGGTGCCTCCGCGAACGACGCGGCAGCTGCGCCTGAGCGCCATGCCGTGCTCGGCACCCCGCTGCACGCCCCCCTGATGGATGACCAGGAGGAAGCGATGTTCGGCTGCGGCTGCTTCTGGGGAGCGGAGAAAGGCTTCTGGCGCCTTCCAGGTGTGGTGACGACCAGTGTTGGCTATGCCGGTGGGCGCACTCCCTCCCCGACTTATCAGCAGGTTTGCAGCGGTCGCACGGGCCATGCCGAAATCGTCCGCGTGGTCTGGAGCACCCCAGCGATTGCATTCAGTGATCTGTTGAAGCTGTTCTGGGAGTGCCATGACCCGACCCAAGGGGACCGTCAGGGCAATGACCAGGGCAGCCAGTACCGATCAGCGATCTACACCACCACCCCAGAGCAGCTGCAGCTGGCTGAAACCAGTCGTGACGCGTACCAACAAGGGCTCATCAGCAGAGGCATGGGACCGATCACCACCGAGATCAGTGCGAATCAGACCTATTTCCCAGCCGAGACATACCACCAGCAGTATCTGGCCAAACCCGGAAGCCGTCCGTACTGCTCCGCCATGCCGACAGGAGTCCCCCTGGAGGCGTTTCCAGGCGCCGACTACAAGCTGCCTGCCAACGTTTGGAGTCACTACGACTGGAGCATCAGTCACTGCGTCCTGCGCGGTGATAACGCTCCCATCACCCTTGAACGATGA
- a CDS encoding ribonuclease III domain-containing protein, which produces MRNWIRDLEASSVPVETLGPLQLAWLGDAVWELHQRLRHCGSPGRSDDLHRAVVSEVKAAAQAAVLDRLERHLTEQELDLVRRGRNRAGRGPRRGEASVYGRATGFETMVGWLFLQNPARLAELLDRLEETENDPS; this is translated from the coding sequence TTGAGGAACTGGATCCGAGACCTGGAGGCCAGCAGCGTCCCGGTCGAGACCCTTGGTCCCCTTCAGCTCGCCTGGCTGGGAGATGCCGTTTGGGAGCTCCACCAGCGGCTGCGGCATTGCGGCAGCCCAGGTCGCTCTGACGATCTGCATCGTGCCGTGGTCTCGGAGGTCAAGGCCGCTGCCCAGGCCGCTGTTCTCGATCGCCTGGAGCGACACCTCACTGAGCAGGAGCTGGATCTGGTGCGTCGCGGACGCAATCGGGCCGGTCGGGGACCCCGGCGGGGGGAGGCATCCGTCTATGGGCGGGCCACGGGATTTGAGACAATGGTGGGCTGGCTCTTTTTGCAGAATCCGGCGCGGCTTGCCGAGCTTTTGGATCGACTCGAGGAGACCGAAAACGACCCGTCATAG
- a CDS encoding DUF3288 family protein: MAESNASNGGQTHPLEAIDRDVVDRLLSREQPADQDIVDLARLLLRYEEFPGADGLRDDLTRAMGLWGLNRESLNSRARELWSSGFRPGQDREVAVGSGFDTDQSEAN; this comes from the coding sequence ATGGCCGAGTCCAATGCATCCAACGGGGGACAAACCCATCCTCTCGAGGCGATTGATCGGGACGTGGTGGATCGCCTTCTCTCCCGGGAGCAGCCAGCGGATCAGGACATCGTTGATCTGGCGCGTTTGCTGCTCCGCTACGAGGAGTTCCCTGGGGCCGATGGCCTGCGCGATGACCTCACGAGGGCCATGGGGCTTTGGGGGCTGAACAGAGAATCTCTGAACAGCCGGGCCCGTGAGCTCTGGAGCTCCGGTTTCCGGCCCGGCCAAGACCGTGAGGTGGCGGTTGGATCTGGCTTTGATACGGATCAGTCCGAGGCCAACTGA
- the trpD gene encoding anthranilate phosphoribosyltransferase: MASASAPWPQLLEQLLEGDALQASDAAALMQAWLAEELTPVQTGAFLAALRACGADGPGLAAMADVLRRACPLPCARPDLLLVDTCGTGGDGADTFNISTAVAFTAAACGAVVAKHGNRSASGKVGSADVLEGLGVQLQAPLRHVVGALPDAGVTFLFAPAWHPALINLAPLRRSLGVRTVFNLLGPLVNPLLPNGQVLGVARADLLDPMAEALQRLGQQRAVVVHGAGGLDEASLAGTNTLRILDNGVIRSEAIAPADLGLCEAPLSAIKGGDLQLNQTILRDLLQGRGSEAQGHVVAFNTALVLWVAGVEPDLKLGAQRALNALAQGQPWARLERLRQSLTHAEEE, encoded by the coding sequence ATGGCATCTGCATCTGCCCCCTGGCCTCAACTGCTGGAGCAATTGTTGGAAGGGGATGCGCTGCAGGCATCGGATGCGGCGGCATTGATGCAGGCCTGGCTCGCCGAGGAGCTCACTCCCGTGCAGACGGGTGCCTTTCTGGCCGCACTGCGCGCGTGTGGCGCTGATGGCCCCGGTCTGGCGGCCATGGCCGATGTGTTGCGTCGGGCCTGCCCCCTGCCATGTGCGCGTCCTGATCTGCTTTTGGTGGATACCTGCGGTACCGGGGGGGATGGGGCGGATACCTTCAATATCTCCACGGCGGTGGCTTTCACTGCCGCTGCCTGTGGAGCCGTGGTGGCAAAACATGGCAATCGCAGTGCCAGTGGAAAGGTGGGATCTGCTGATGTGCTCGAGGGGCTGGGTGTGCAGCTTCAGGCGCCCCTCCGCCACGTGGTGGGTGCCTTGCCTGATGCAGGCGTGACGTTTCTGTTCGCTCCCGCCTGGCATCCAGCTCTGATCAACCTGGCGCCCTTACGCCGCAGTCTGGGGGTGCGCACCGTGTTCAATCTTCTGGGCCCGTTGGTGAATCCGCTCCTGCCCAATGGTCAGGTGCTTGGCGTGGCTCGTGCAGATCTGCTCGATCCGATGGCGGAGGCCCTGCAGCGTCTCGGCCAGCAGCGGGCTGTGGTGGTGCATGGAGCGGGCGGTCTCGATGAAGCCTCCCTCGCGGGAACCAACACGCTGCGCATTCTGGACAATGGTGTGATTCGCTCTGAAGCGATCGCCCCAGCGGATCTCGGTCTTTGCGAAGCACCTCTATCGGCCATCAAGGGCGGCGATCTTCAGCTCAATCAGACGATTCTTCGCGATCTGCTGCAGGGCCGCGGCAGCGAGGCTCAGGGGCATGTGGTTGCCTTCAATACCGCACTCGTTCTCTGGGTTGCCGGGGTGGAGCCTGACCTGAAACTGGGGGCTCAGCGAGCTCTGAATGCCCTGGCCCAGGGCCAGCCATGGGCTCGGTTGGAGCGACTGCGACAGTCCCTGACCCACGCCGAGGAAGAATGA
- a CDS encoding ABC transporter ATP-binding protein encodes MAAFRLDLIGRYLRPHRRTVLLGAVALVIVNVLSVTIPLEVRRIIDELQDGFAVGDVLRQAGWIVLLASVMGAVRLISRQLVFGVGRQVEVELRQKLFDQMLLQEPGWVQTTGSGEVISRATSDVENVRRLLGFAVLSLTNTALAYAFTLPAMLTIDPGLTVAAIALYPLMLGSVRLFGGRMMRQQRRQQEELAGLSDLIQEDLSGIAAIKIYGQEPQEQAAFQERNRHYRDAAIRLARTRSTLFPLLEGISSISLLLLLALGSGQLEKGTLSIGGLVALILYVERLVFPTALLGFTLNTFQTGQVSLERVEELLTRRPRIQNPADPQTPTQPGQGRIEARNLHIRYDGSERDTLCGLSFVIEPGELVAVVGPVGCGKTTLARALGRMVEVGSGALYLDRCDVTAMRLDDLRRRIALVPQEGYLFTSSLADNLRYGEPDASIEAVEAAAEQARLLDDVKGFPDGFETLVGERGITLSGGQRQRTALGRALLMTAPVLVLDDALASVDNNTAAAILASIRQQRQRTILMISHQLSAAAACDRILVIEEGRLVQQGHHSELVEREGTYRRLWEREQAAERLEAVA; translated from the coding sequence ATGGCAGCCTTTCGTCTTGATCTGATCGGTCGCTACCTTCGCCCCCACCGCCGCACAGTGCTGCTGGGTGCCGTGGCTTTGGTGATCGTCAACGTCCTCAGCGTCACGATCCCTCTGGAAGTGCGCCGGATCATCGATGAACTGCAGGACGGCTTCGCTGTGGGTGACGTGCTGCGTCAGGCCGGCTGGATTGTGCTGCTGGCCAGCGTGATGGGGGCGGTGCGTCTGATCTCGCGCCAGCTGGTGTTCGGGGTTGGCCGGCAGGTGGAGGTCGAACTGCGCCAAAAACTGTTTGATCAGATGCTGCTTCAGGAGCCGGGCTGGGTGCAGACCACCGGCAGCGGCGAGGTGATCAGCCGGGCCACCAGTGATGTTGAAAACGTGCGCCGACTGCTTGGTTTTGCAGTCCTCAGCCTCACCAACACCGCCCTGGCCTATGCCTTCACCCTTCCGGCCATGCTGACGATCGACCCCGGCCTCACGGTGGCGGCGATCGCCCTTTATCCCCTGATGCTGGGGTCAGTTCGCCTCTTCGGCGGACGCATGATGCGCCAACAACGCCGCCAGCAAGAAGAGCTCGCCGGCCTGAGCGATCTGATTCAGGAAGATCTCTCAGGAATCGCAGCCATCAAGATCTACGGCCAGGAGCCCCAGGAGCAGGCTGCTTTCCAGGAGCGCAACCGTCACTATCGCGATGCAGCGATTCGGCTTGCCCGCACCCGCAGCACCCTGTTCCCCCTGCTGGAGGGGATCTCTTCCATCTCTCTCCTGCTTCTGCTGGCACTCGGTAGCGGTCAGCTCGAGAAAGGAACGCTCTCAATCGGTGGTCTGGTGGCCCTGATTCTCTACGTGGAGCGGCTGGTGTTCCCCACGGCGCTCCTGGGTTTCACCCTCAACACCTTCCAGACCGGTCAGGTGAGCCTCGAGCGAGTGGAGGAACTCCTGACGCGTCGTCCGCGGATTCAAAACCCTGCTGATCCCCAGACACCAACCCAACCAGGCCAAGGCCGAATCGAGGCCCGCAATCTGCACATCCGCTACGACGGCAGTGAGCGCGACACGCTCTGCGGTCTCTCCTTTGTGATTGAACCCGGGGAGCTGGTCGCGGTCGTGGGTCCTGTTGGCTGCGGCAAAACCACGCTGGCACGAGCTCTGGGCCGGATGGTGGAGGTGGGCTCTGGTGCGTTGTATCTCGATCGCTGCGATGTCACGGCCATGCGCCTCGACGACCTACGCCGACGGATAGCCCTGGTGCCCCAGGAGGGCTATCTGTTCACGAGCTCCCTGGCTGACAACTTGCGATACGGCGAACCAGATGCCTCGATCGAAGCCGTCGAAGCTGCCGCAGAACAGGCGCGCTTGCTGGACGACGTGAAAGGTTTCCCCGACGGTTTCGAGACCCTGGTGGGCGAGCGGGGCATCACCCTGAGTGGTGGCCAGCGTCAGCGCACTGCGCTGGGACGCGCCCTCTTGATGACCGCGCCAGTGCTGGTGCTAGACGATGCCCTCGCCAGCGTTGACAACAACACCGCTGCAGCGATCCTGGCCTCAATCCGTCAGCAACGGCAGCGCACGATCCTGATGATCAGTCATCAGCTCTCCGCCGCCGCTGCCTGCGATCGGATCCTGGTCATCGAAGAGGGACGCCTGGTCCAGCAGGGTCACCACAGCGAACTGGTGGAACGGGAGGGAACCTATCGACGGCTTTGGGAGAGGGAACAAGCTGCGGAACGTCTCGAAGCGGTGGCCTGA
- a CDS encoding peroxiredoxin: protein MALAVGDQAPEIRLDDQNGVSRSNSELGGRILVLFFYPKDDTPGCTAEACGFRDSFEELQALGAEIWGVSGDDAVSHRRFSERHGLPFPLLSDSDQRLRRAFGVPKTLGLLPARVTYVIDASGTIRHIFNNLLDGPAHVREASRIVKELQNAA from the coding sequence ATGGCCCTGGCTGTCGGTGATCAAGCCCCAGAGATCCGCCTGGACGATCAGAACGGCGTCTCGCGCAGCAACAGCGAGCTTGGCGGCCGCATCCTGGTGCTCTTTTTTTATCCCAAGGACGACACACCGGGCTGCACAGCCGAGGCCTGCGGATTTCGTGACAGCTTCGAAGAATTGCAAGCTCTCGGCGCCGAGATCTGGGGCGTGAGTGGCGATGACGCCGTCAGTCACCGACGCTTCAGTGAACGCCATGGGCTTCCGTTTCCCCTGCTGAGCGACAGCGATCAGCGGCTACGACGGGCCTTCGGGGTTCCCAAAACCCTTGGGCTGCTACCCGCCCGCGTGACCTATGTGATCGATGCGTCCGGAACGATCCGCCACATCTTCAACAACCTGCTGGATGGTCCTGCCCACGTGCGCGAGGCCAGCCGCATCGTGAAGGAGCTGCAGAACGCTGCATGA